Proteins from one Setaria italica strain Yugu1 chromosome V, Setaria_italica_v2.0, whole genome shotgun sequence genomic window:
- the LOC101764347 gene encoding probable 3-beta-hydroxysteroid-Delta(8),Delta(7)-isomerase: protein MGHPYAPADLEVPGFVPLRLSQGEILVTYIGASLFVLLAVWLGSGRCGRLSKTERLLMCWWAFTGLTHIIIEGPFVFTPNFFKKENPNFFDEVWKEYSKGDSRYVARDTATVTVEGITAVLEGPASLLAVYAIASRKSYSHILQFSVCLGQLYGCLVYFITAYLDGFNFWASPFYFWAYFIGANSSWVVIPTLIAMRSWKKICGAFQAEKVKNK from the exons CCTGGAGGTGCCGGGCTTCGTGCCGCTACGGCTGTCGCAGGGCGAAATCCTCGTGACCTACATCGGTGCCTccctcttcgtcctcctcgccgtctgGCTAGGCTCCG GAAGATGTGGCAGGTTATCCAAGACCGAGCGGCTGCTCATGTGCTGGTGGGCATTCACAGGGCTGACCCATATAATAATCGAGGGGCCCTTCGTCTTCACCCCTAACTTCTTCAAGAAGGAGAACCCCAATTTCTTCGATGAAGTTT GGAAAGAGTACAGCAAGGGGGACTCTAGGTATGTTGCTAGGGACACCGCGACTGTTACGGTTGAAGGGATTACCGCGGTATTGGAAGGCCCTGCATCGCTGCTAGCTGT CTACGCTATTGCATCCCGGAAGTCCTACAGCCATATTCTTCAGTTCTCTGTCTGCTTGGGTCAGCTCTATGGATGCTTGGTTTACTTCATTACCGCCTACTTGGATGGCTTCAATTTCTGGGCCAGTCCCTTCTACTTCTGGGCATACTTCATAGGTGCAAACAGTTCATGGGTTGTGATACCAACGCTCATTGCCATGAGATCCTGGAAGAAGATCTGTGGAGCATTTCAAGCTGAA